Part of the Bacillus sp. N1-1 genome, GCTCAATCAAATGACTTTCTTTTTGTATTGGCGATTTATTACGATACTGAATAGGTAGATGAGAATAGTCAATGACATCTTCGCTCATCATTAAATTCATCGCTCCTTCAATAATATGCTCTAATTCTCGAACATTCCCAGGCCAATTGTAAGCTTTGAAAGACGCAGAGACTTCGGCATCTACCCCTTTCACATCCATTTGAAAGAGATCATTGTATTTTAAAATAAAGGAATCCACTAACAAAGAGATATCCTCTTTCCTTTCTCTTAGTGGAGGGATAAATAATGTCACAACCCCAAGACGATAATACAAGTCTTTGCGCATCCGTTCATTAGCAATAGCTTCAATGGGGTCTTCGTTCATTGTAGCGATGATTCTGACGTCAATGATCTTATCATCTGTGTCACCAATGCGCCGAATTGTTTTTTCCTGGAGAACTCGTAATAGCTTTGCTTGTAAATTCATACTTAAAGAATTGATTTCATCAAGTAATAACGTTCCGCCTTCTGCTTGTTCAAATAACCCTGGTCGTTCCGTGGCACCTGTAAAAGCACCACGCTTTGTCCCGAAGAGTAGGCTTTCAATTAAGTTATCCGGCAGTGCTGCGCAATTTTGTGAGATAAATGGAGCCGAGGAGCGATGGCTTCCATTGTGAATGCTTTGCGCGAATAATTCTTTCCCCGTACCGGTTTCCCCTACGATTAAAACAGACGACGACGTTCTCGTACTGCGTTTTGTATTTTCAATTACCTCTTGTATCGTAGGACTTTCTCCAATAATGCTATCAAATGTAAAGCGCGTGTTCCCTTTTCGATTCATATTATCTCGGATTAACCGTTCTAATTTAGTCACATCGTTAGAAATTTCGACAGCGCCTTTAATAGTACCATTTTCCAAAATAGGAAATGATTGATTAATTGTCGTGATTTCCTTCCCTTTATTATTAAAATAGGTTTGCTTCACATTTGACGTCTCGATCCCCTTTTGAAGTGCCTTAACGAGCGTGCTGCTTTCATTTGCAGAGAACATGAAAACATCTAATAAATATTTATCAAGCACATCCTGGTGATCCATTGCTTCAATTTGCATCATTTTCGGATTATAAATGATCGTTTTGCCTTTCTCGTCGATCACATGAACACCAACATCGATTTCATCGATGATTTTTTTATATACCTGGTTCATGGTTTTAAGAGATTTACAGTCATTCTCAGTGGTGTTATCCAATATACATACCTCCTTTACTGCTATCGCTATTGTATGTTTGGAAGTACATGGGTTGCAATAATATTTTGCGTATACATGCAAAATAGATCAACTGTGTGCAAAAATATTTTGCGCATCCGAATTGAATAATCCCCGTCATCCTTATGCTTAACCCATAATTAAAAGTTGGCATAAAACTTGCTTATTACTAAGGGGAAAGAAGAGCGGTGTCATTTTTTGCTCTTCCGGATGAGGCAACTTTTAAAGGAGGAAGAAAATGAAGACTAAAACAACGACTGAAAACCTGATTGAAAAAACAACTCAACTTGGAGCGAATAATTATAATCCGTTACCAATTGTTATTACGGAAGCGGAAGGGGTTTGGGTAAAAGACCCTGAAGGTAACCAATACATGGATATGCTGAGCGCTTATTCAGCAGTAAACCAGGGACATCGTCATCCGAAGATTATTCAAGCTTTAAAAGATCAAGCGGATCGCATCACATTAACATCCCGAGCTTTTCATAACGACCAATTGGCTCCTTTTTATGAAAAGGTAGCAAAGCTAACGAATAAAGCGAAAGTTCTTCCGATGAATACTGGTGCAGAGGCGGTTGAAACGGCGATTAAGACGGTTCGAAGATGGGCCTATGATGTGAAAGGTGTTTCTGAAAATCAGGCGGAAATTATTGCATGTGTAGGAAATTTCCATGGCAGAACAATGACGGCTGTATCACTTTCTTCTGAGGCGGAATATCAACGAGGATTTGGGCCGATGTTACCTGGAATAAAATTAATTCCCTATGGTGATATAGAAGCGCTAAGAAAAGCCATCACGCCAAACACGGCTGCTTTTCTCTTTGAACCGATTCAAGGAGAAGCAGGGATTGTGATTCCGCCTGAAGGGTTTTTGAAAGAAGCTTATGACGTATGTAAAGAAAACAATGTTCTTTACGTAGCAGATGAAATACAGGCCGGGCTAGGTCGCTCTGGTAAAACGTTCGCCTGCGATTGGGAAGATGTTGAGCCGGATATTTATATACTTGGAAAGGCACTTGGCGGTGGTGTTTTCCCGATTTCGTGTATTGCAGCAAATGAAGAGATCCTTGGGGTGTTTAATCCCGGGTCACATGGTTCTACATTTGGTGGGAATCCACTTGGGTGCGCAGTATCGGTTGCAGCCCTCGACGTATTGGAAAATGAACAGTTAGCTCAGCGGTCACTCGAGCTTGGGAACTATTTTCAAGAAAAATTAAAAGAAATCGATAACCCTCTTATTAAAGAAGTGCGCGGTAAAGGGTTATTTATCGGAGTTGAATTAACAGAGTCAGCAAGACCATACTGCGAAAAGTTAAAAGAAGAAGGGCTTTTATGTAAAGAAACACATGATACGGTGATTCGATTTGCGCCACCGCTCGTGATCTCACGTGAAGATCTAGATTGGGCCATAGCTAAAATCGTAAGTGTGTTGTCAAAGTAAGAAAAATTAATAAGATGAGGTGTATACATGGAAACGGCAGTTAGCCAACAATTAAAGCAGGATGAAAAACAAGATACGGAATCACTGAATTTATTTCACTCCACTCAAATTGTCGTGAAGGAAGCGCTGGATCAATTAGGCTATTCAGATGAGATGTATGAACTTTTAAAAGAACCAATGAGAATGCTAACTGTCCGTATTCCTGTGCGAATGGATAATGATAAGGTTCGTATTTTTACCGGATATCGGTCCCAACATAATGATGCGGTGGGACCAACAAAAGGTGGGGTGCGATTTCATCCAGAGGTAAATGAAGATGAAGTGAAGGCGCTATCTTTATGGATGAGCTTAAAATGCGGGATCGCCAATTTACCGTACGGCGGAGGGAAGGGTGGGATCATTTGTGATCCGCGCGAGATGTCTTTTCGCGAATTGGAAAGGTTAAGCCGTGGCTATGTTCGTGCAATCAGTCAGATTGTTGGGCCCACAAAAGATATTCCTGCTCCAGATGTTTTTACAAATTCACAAATTATGGCATGGATGATGGATGAATACAGTCGGATTCGTGAATTCGATTCTCCTGGATTCATTACGGGTAAACCAGTGGTGCTTGGTGGCTCTCATGGAAGAGAAACTGCAACAGCTCGTGGTGTAACGATCTGCATTGAAGAGGCTGCTAGAAAAAAAGGAATCAATCTACAAGGAGCACGCGTAGTCATTCAGGGGTTTGGCAATGCTGGGAGTTTCTTAGCGAAATTCATGCATGATGCTGGGGCTATAATCATTGGAATTTCTGATGCCTATGGTGCGATTTATGATTCTAAAGGCCTTGATATTGATGACTTGCTAGATCGGCGCGATAGTTTTGGAACGGTGACAACTTTATTTAACAACACGATTACGAATAAGGAGCTCCTTGAGTTAGACTGCGATATTCTTGTACCAGCTGCGATTTCAAATCAAATTACAATCGAAAATGCTTCAGCCATTAAAGCTTCCATTGTAGTAGAAGCTGCTAATGGACCGACAACAATCGAAGCTACCAAAATCTTAACAAAGCGGGGTATTTTACTTGTACCTGATGTATTGGCAAGTTCAGGTGGTGTGACAGTCTCGTATTTTGAATGGGTCCAAAATAATCAGGGATACTATTGGACCGAAGAAGAAGTAGAAGCAAGGTTGCGAAAAGTGATCGTTGAGTCTTTTGCGAAAGTTTATGAAATCTCAAAAACTTACCACGTTGATACAAGGTTAGCAGCTTATATGGCGGGAATTCGAAAGATGGCAGAAGCTTCAAAGTTTCGAGGTTGGGTTTAGATCGAGCGGTTTCTATATTATTGTGACGAAAGGGAGGATGAAAGAATGAATGAGATCGTTCATACAATCAACAGTCCTTACTATGGAACAATTGAGCAGGTCGTTACACAGCCATTGGATCATGTATATGAGTGGAAAACATTGTTTTTAGTTAAAACAGGGGAAGGTAAACTTGAACATATTAATGTTGGAGTAAGTGGACATCTCCTTTCAATAGAAGTGAGTCAGGGAGAAGAGGTCACACCTGTTACAGTGTTAGGAACATTGAGGGATGATTTGTTAATAACCGGTAGTGATTGATGAAATATAAGCGCGCCACCCTTTTCTGTTTAGGCAGAAAGGGTACATAGGTAGACCATGAATCAAACTGGAGGTAAGCGAATGAGGAGAACCGGTAAACAGATGACTTTTGGTTTAGCAATTGTTCCGTTTATAGCTATGATTGTTGCGATGGTTTTTACCATTGTCGTTTTTGAAGGAAGTGCCCATATTCCTCTTATTTTAGGTGCTGTTGTATCCGCTTTCATTGCGTGGTTTGTTGGTTTCAGTTGGAATGAAATCGAATCTAGTATTTATAAAGGAATTCGTCTTTCGTTACCAGCAGTGGTTATCATCATTCTTGTAGGGATTGTGATAGGTGCATGGATTGGCGGAGGAATTGTTGCGACGATGTTTTATTATGGTTTAAAGCTCATATCGCCGGGTTTTTTCTTAGTGTCTATTGCAGTTATTTGTGCAATTGTCTCGATTGCGACGGGAAGTTCGTGGTCCACAATGGGAACAATCGGTATTGCAGGTATGGGAATAGGAATGAGCATGGACATTCCTTCAGGGATGGTTGCTGGAGCGATTATTTCAGGAGCGTACTTTGGGGATAAAATGTCCCCTCTTTCAGATACGACGAATCTCGCTTCAGGGACAGTAGGGGCAAATTTGTTCGAGCATATTAAGCATATGACGTATACCACAGTGCCAGCCTTTATCATCGCTCTATGTGTTTACTGGTATTTAGGAACAAAATTTGCCTCGAATAAGATTGATTTTGAGAAAATCGAAGCGATTATGAAAGTGTTACAAGACCAATTCGTTATATCACCTTGGCTCCTTATAGCGCCAGCTCTAGTAATTTTATTAGTATCAAAAAAAGTACCCGTTATCCCTTCCTTAATTTCTGGTATTATTCTGGGTTTTCTTGCTGATGTTTTTGTGCAGGGCGGTGATGTAGGAACAGCGGTCAATACATTGCAAAGCGGGTTTTTCATTGAAACAGGAAATGCCACAATCGATGAACTTTTCAATCGAGGTGGCATAGACGATATGATGTATACCGTTTCTCTCGTTATTTGTGCGATGACGTTTGGTGGAATACTAGAAAACACAGGTATGCTTCATGCAATTGTGAATCAAATTATTAAAATAGCAAAAACAGCAAAAGGGCTGTTAACGACGACAGTTATGTCTGCTTTTGCGACAAATGTGTTAACGGCAGAACAATATATATCAGTGGTACTACCAGGTCGGATGTATGTGAAAAGATATAGGGAGTTAAATCTCCATCCCAAAAATTTATCAAGGGCGATCGAGGATGGCGGGACATTGACTTCTGTGTTTGTCCCGTGGAATACGTGTGCTGTATTTATCTTTGGTACGTTAGGAGTTTCTGTGATTGACTATGCGCCATATGCGGTTTTAAATTATCTCGTGCCTATTCTTTCGGTTGTCTTTGCATGGACTGGTTTAACAGTTGCCTATATGACAAAGGAAGAGAGAATGAACCAGATACTAGAAGAGAAGGTAGAAGAAGTAGGATAAGTAGGATAATGGGAATGCGATATTAAATGAAAAGCAGAATTCCTTTTGAGGGATTCTGCTTTTGAATTGATCTCAATTTTATCCGCAAAGCTCCGTAAGAATTTTTTGGATTGTATAGATGCTATCATCCTTCTTAAACTGTTTTGAGAAAGTAGGAGTCTGTGAACTAGAGACCCAGATTTTAAGCTCTGCATCAAGATCGAAGGGTCCCGCCGTCTCAATGCTGAAGTGCGAAATGCTCTTGTATGGAACAGAATGATATTCTACTTTCTTGCCTGTCATACCTTGCTTGTCAACAAATAAAAGCCGTTTGTCTGTGAACACGATTAAATCTCTGACAAGCTTAAACGCAGCATTCACCTCTTCTGTGTCAGCAAGAATGTTAGACAGTTCTTTCTTCACATCTTCTTTCTTCATCGTTGAAGCATTTCCCATAAATCCGCTTAAAATGCCCATTGTAACTCCTCCTTCACATTTTTTATCATGCTCTCCCTCATATTCTAGCATAGGTAGTGCCTGTCACCACCCGAACTAGCTCGAATGTTGTCGAGCAATATATGGATAAAAGAGCGGGTTCTTGCATACGTATCGAATGATGCTCGTGCTACACTCAAGTTAACAACGCAATCAGGAAGAACAGCAATGATTTCTTACTATTAGGAGGGATAACAATGCCATTCATGAATCTTGAAGATGATCTGGAACTTTATTATGAAGATGTGGGAATGGGGAGTCCAGTCATCTTTATTCACGGTGTTTGGATGAGTAGCCGTTTTTTCAAAAAGCAGCTTCCTTACTTTAGACAGAAGTATCGAGCAATTTCTCTGGACCTAAGAGGTCATGGGCAATCCTCTCATGTTCAGAAAGGTCATACGGTAGCAAACTATGCTCGTGATCTTAAGAAATTCATCGATGAACTTCATTTAAAGGAAGTCACGTTAGTTGGTTGGTCAATGGGAGCCTTTGTCATTTGGGAATATTTGCATCAGTTCGGTGAAGACAATGTGAAGGGAACAGTTATTGTTGATGAGCTCGCATCTGACTTCAAATGGCCTGATTTTGATATAGGTGCATTCGATCTCCCAGCACTTACAGGAATGATGAGAGACATTCAATCCGATCAGAAGGAATTGCTTCAAGGGTTTATTCCTCTCATGTTTAAAGAGGACCGATCTCAATCTGAGCTTGAGTGGATGTTAGAGGAGACAACGAAAATGCCAGCTTCCATTGCGAGTGCTATTTTATTCGATCAATCGATCATTGACTGCCGTCCTTATTTAAATAAAATCACGAAACCAACGCTACTGTGTTTTGGAAAAGAAGAAAAGCTCATCCCAGTAGCAGCAGGGGAACACTTAGAACGTGAAATCCCTAACGCAAAACTCGTTATATTTGAAGATAGCTGCCACTGTCCATTTATAGAAGAAACTGACCGATTTAATCGGATCGTTGATGAATTTATTGGGGATATAAATTAGCTTAAGAAAAAGACAAGTAGCTCGTTTACTTGTCTTTTCTAGTCATTCAAAAACTTTCTCATTTTTATAAAAAAAGCTATTGCTTATCCAAAAATGCTGGGATATAATAACATCAACGAAAGCGCTTTCGATCCAGAGGAGACAAAGATGATTACAATCTATGATTTAGCAAAAAAAACTGGATTTTCAAGTACGACCGTTTCTAAAGCTCTTAATAATTACCCAGATGTTAGCAAAAAGACAAGGCAAGCCATTCTTGATACGGCTACTGAAATGGGCTACTTACCAAATGCTCATGCACAATCTCTTTCAACGAAGAAATCATGGACAATAGGCGTCATGTTTTCGGAAGACAATCAAATCGGGATGAAGCATCCATTTTTCAGTGCTGTTATTGAAAGCTTTCGTAAGCATGCTGAGAAGGAAGGGTATGATCTTATTCTTGCTTCTAGGAACCTGCGTAACAGAGGATCAAGTTATCTTGAGCACTTTATGTATAGAGGTGTGGATGGCATTGTAGTCATCTGCTCAGATCCAAATGATCCACAGGTGCAAGAAATGATTGATGCTAGCATTCCAATTGTTGTCATCGATATGAGTAATCAAAACTGTAGTGTCGTATTCTCTGATAATCTTTCCGGTGGTGCACTTGCAATTAACTACTTGTACTCGCTCGGCCATACGAAGATCGCCCATATTTCAGGTGAACCTTCTATCTATGCTGGCCAAGTAAGAATTCAGGGTTACTCGGACGCGATGAAGAAGTTAGAGCTTCCGATTTTAGAAGGCTATCTTGTTAATGGTGGAATGTTTTCTATTGAAGAAGGCGCGAAAGCCATGGATAAGCTTCTTGATTTAAAAGAGCCACCTACAGCTATATTTATAGCTGGAGACCATATGGCCATAGGTGCAATGGAAGCTGCTAAGAAAAGAGGGTACAATATCCCAGATGATATCTCGATCATCGGATATGATGATATTGAAATGGCAAGCTATGTAACGCCGAAATTAACAACAATTAAACAGGATACTGATTCAATTGGTATTCGTGCAACCCAGCTTCTTATGAAGCAAATCATTCAAAAGAAAAAAATCATCACAGAAGAAATTATCCCAGTCGAGTTAATTGAAAGAGAATCTTGTAAACGACTAAAGAAAAAATAATTTTTTTTAGTCTTATACGAAACCGCTTTCAATGAAGGGGATTTATATTTTTGGTTAAATCGAAACCGGTTTCGATTTAATTTTATACCTATTTCGAAACCGGTTTCGCTAATAATACATTCTTTGAAAAAAAGGAAGGGGCTCATCCATGAAAAAGGTTATTGGTCTTATGATGTCACTCGTCTTATTGTTTGGTATTTTAGCTGGTTGTTCAAACTCGGAGTCTTCAGGAGAAGCAAAAGGGGATAAAGATGTTGATTTAAAAGTTTGGTCTTTTACCGATGAGTTAAAGAAACCAATTACAAAATTTGAAGAAAAAAATGGGGTAAAAATCGAGCTAACAATTGTACCGATTGCTGACTACCCTACTAAGCTTAAGCCTGTTCTTGAAAGTGGCGTAGGAGCACCCGATGTGTTTACGGGAGAAATCGCGTTTTTGAAGCAATGGGTAAATGCTGGTTACTGGGAAAACCTTTCTGAGGATCCTTATAACGTAAATGAACTTGCAGATAACTATGTGCCTTATGTTTTTGACTTAGGTAAGGACGAGAATGGTGATGTAAGAGCATTATCATGGCAAACAACACCTGGTGGAATTTACTACAAGCGTAGCATTGCGAAAGAAGTACTTGGCACCGATGATCCTGATGAAATTGGTGAAATGCTAACTTCAATGGATAAAGTATTTGAAGTATCAGAAAAAATGAAAGAAAAAGGTTACCGTATGTTCCCGGATGAAGGATCGATTCGCTGGTTCTCTCAAGGAGATGATCCTCAAGCTTGGGTCAATGAAAAGGATGAATTAAAGCTAACAGATCAAAAAATCGAATTTCTAGATTATGCAAAAAAACTACGTGAAGAAAGCTATACAGCGCTTGCTCCAGAATGGTCACCTTCATGGTTTGAAGCAATGGATAAGCCAATTAAGGTAAAAGAAAATGGCGATGAAACTCAAACAGAAGTTTTCTCTTATGTTCTTCCTACATGGGGTCTACATAGTGTCTTGAAGACAAATGTAGAAGACTCTGTTGGAGACTGGGCAGTAACAAGTGGTCCAAGTCCTTATTTCTGGGGTGGAACTTGGTTAGGTGTCTACAACAAGTCTGAGAATAAAGAGCTTGCGTATGATTTCGTGAAAATGATGACACAAGATGATGAATTCCTAACAGATTGGGCAAAAGAAACAGGCGATGTTCTTTCTTACCTTCCAGTTACGAACGAAATCAAAGGCGATTTTAGTGATGAGTTTCTTGGTGGACAGAACAACTACGAATTCTTCCTTGAGCAAGCAAAGAGCATTGAGCCAGGTATCGTAACAAAGTACGATCAGCAGCTTGATACATTCTATGGTAATGCGGTTCAGGAGTACGTGGATGGTAAGAAATCAAAGGACGAAGCGATTGCAGAATTTTATAAGAAAGCACAAAATGCTTACCCTGAATTAAAAGTACCAAAGAAGTAAGAAGTGTAAGCGGTGTAAGGATTCTTATACCGCTTAGCTTATTTTGAAAGGAGCGACGAGATGAAGAATCTGAACCGCTATGGCTAT contains:
- a CDS encoding sigma 54-interacting transcriptional regulator — protein: MNQVYKKIIDEIDVGVHVIDEKGKTIIYNPKMMQIEAMDHQDVLDKYLLDVFMFSANESSTLVKALQKGIETSNVKQTYFNNKGKEITTINQSFPILENGTIKGAVEISNDVTKLERLIRDNMNRKGNTRFTFDSIIGESPTIQEVIENTKRSTRTSSSVLIVGETGTGKELFAQSIHNGSHRSSAPFISQNCAALPDNLIESLLFGTKRGAFTGATERPGLFEQAEGGTLLLDEINSLSMNLQAKLLRVLQEKTIRRIGDTDDKIIDVRIIATMNEDPIEAIANERMRKDLYYRLGVVTLFIPPLRERKEDISLLVDSFILKYNDLFQMDVKGVDAEVSASFKAYNWPGNVRELEHIIEGAMNLMMSEDVIDYSHLPIQYRNKSPIQKESHLIEPEELPIHSSNQTIPLKEKMEKAEKVYIQKVLHENKGNISKTAQLLGLSRQSLQYRLRKFGFQTMK
- a CDS encoding ornithine--oxo-acid transaminase — translated: MKTKTTTENLIEKTTQLGANNYNPLPIVITEAEGVWVKDPEGNQYMDMLSAYSAVNQGHRHPKIIQALKDQADRITLTSRAFHNDQLAPFYEKVAKLTNKAKVLPMNTGAEAVETAIKTVRRWAYDVKGVSENQAEIIACVGNFHGRTMTAVSLSSEAEYQRGFGPMLPGIKLIPYGDIEALRKAITPNTAAFLFEPIQGEAGIVIPPEGFLKEAYDVCKENNVLYVADEIQAGLGRSGKTFACDWEDVEPDIYILGKALGGGVFPISCIAANEEILGVFNPGSHGSTFGGNPLGCAVSVAALDVLENEQLAQRSLELGNYFQEKLKEIDNPLIKEVRGKGLFIGVELTESARPYCEKLKEEGLLCKETHDTVIRFAPPLVISREDLDWAIAKIVSVLSK
- a CDS encoding Glu/Leu/Phe/Val dehydrogenase; the encoded protein is METAVSQQLKQDEKQDTESLNLFHSTQIVVKEALDQLGYSDEMYELLKEPMRMLTVRIPVRMDNDKVRIFTGYRSQHNDAVGPTKGGVRFHPEVNEDEVKALSLWMSLKCGIANLPYGGGKGGIICDPREMSFRELERLSRGYVRAISQIVGPTKDIPAPDVFTNSQIMAWMMDEYSRIREFDSPGFITGKPVVLGGSHGRETATARGVTICIEEAARKKGINLQGARVVIQGFGNAGSFLAKFMHDAGAIIIGISDAYGAIYDSKGLDIDDLLDRRDSFGTVTTLFNNTITNKELLELDCDILVPAAISNQITIENASAIKASIVVEAANGPTTIEATKILTKRGILLVPDVLASSGGVTVSYFEWVQNNQGYYWTEEEVEARLRKVIVESFAKVYEISKTYHVDTRLAAYMAGIRKMAEASKFRGWV
- the nhaC gene encoding Na+/H+ antiporter NhaC; this translates as MRRTGKQMTFGLAIVPFIAMIVAMVFTIVVFEGSAHIPLILGAVVSAFIAWFVGFSWNEIESSIYKGIRLSLPAVVIIILVGIVIGAWIGGGIVATMFYYGLKLISPGFFLVSIAVICAIVSIATGSSWSTMGTIGIAGMGIGMSMDIPSGMVAGAIISGAYFGDKMSPLSDTTNLASGTVGANLFEHIKHMTYTTVPAFIIALCVYWYLGTKFASNKIDFEKIEAIMKVLQDQFVISPWLLIAPALVILLVSKKVPVIPSLISGIILGFLADVFVQGGDVGTAVNTLQSGFFIETGNATIDELFNRGGIDDMMYTVSLVICAMTFGGILENTGMLHAIVNQIIKIAKTAKGLLTTTVMSAFATNVLTAEQYISVVLPGRMYVKRYRELNLHPKNLSRAIEDGGTLTSVFVPWNTCAVFIFGTLGVSVIDYAPYAVLNYLVPILSVVFAWTGLTVAYMTKEERMNQILEEKVEEVG
- a CDS encoding PH domain-containing protein; translation: MGILSGFMGNASTMKKEDVKKELSNILADTEEVNAAFKLVRDLIVFTDKRLLFVDKQGMTGKKVEYHSVPYKSISHFSIETAGPFDLDAELKIWVSSSQTPTFSKQFKKDDSIYTIQKILTELCG
- a CDS encoding alpha/beta hydrolase, producing the protein MPFMNLEDDLELYYEDVGMGSPVIFIHGVWMSSRFFKKQLPYFRQKYRAISLDLRGHGQSSHVQKGHTVANYARDLKKFIDELHLKEVTLVGWSMGAFVIWEYLHQFGEDNVKGTVIVDELASDFKWPDFDIGAFDLPALTGMMRDIQSDQKELLQGFIPLMFKEDRSQSELEWMLEETTKMPASIASAILFDQSIIDCRPYLNKITKPTLLCFGKEEKLIPVAAGEHLEREIPNAKLVIFEDSCHCPFIEETDRFNRIVDEFIGDIN
- a CDS encoding LacI family DNA-binding transcriptional regulator, with translation MITIYDLAKKTGFSSTTVSKALNNYPDVSKKTRQAILDTATEMGYLPNAHAQSLSTKKSWTIGVMFSEDNQIGMKHPFFSAVIESFRKHAEKEGYDLILASRNLRNRGSSYLEHFMYRGVDGIVVICSDPNDPQVQEMIDASIPIVVIDMSNQNCSVVFSDNLSGGALAINYLYSLGHTKIAHISGEPSIYAGQVRIQGYSDAMKKLELPILEGYLVNGGMFSIEEGAKAMDKLLDLKEPPTAIFIAGDHMAIGAMEAAKKRGYNIPDDISIIGYDDIEMASYVTPKLTTIKQDTDSIGIRATQLLMKQIIQKKKIITEEIIPVELIERESCKRLKKK
- a CDS encoding ABC transporter substrate-binding protein — encoded protein: MKKVIGLMMSLVLLFGILAGCSNSESSGEAKGDKDVDLKVWSFTDELKKPITKFEEKNGVKIELTIVPIADYPTKLKPVLESGVGAPDVFTGEIAFLKQWVNAGYWENLSEDPYNVNELADNYVPYVFDLGKDENGDVRALSWQTTPGGIYYKRSIAKEVLGTDDPDEIGEMLTSMDKVFEVSEKMKEKGYRMFPDEGSIRWFSQGDDPQAWVNEKDELKLTDQKIEFLDYAKKLREESYTALAPEWSPSWFEAMDKPIKVKENGDETQTEVFSYVLPTWGLHSVLKTNVEDSVGDWAVTSGPSPYFWGGTWLGVYNKSENKELAYDFVKMMTQDDEFLTDWAKETGDVLSYLPVTNEIKGDFSDEFLGGQNNYEFFLEQAKSIEPGIVTKYDQQLDTFYGNAVQEYVDGKKSKDEAIAEFYKKAQNAYPELKVPKK